AATCATCTTGAAGGCTATGAAAATGTCTTATATCAAGCTTACCAAATAACACGCGGATATCCGGAAAGCTTATATTTGTTTATATCAGCAGTTAATATACTTAAGCTTTCACCTTTTGATATTATTAAAGAATATTCAATTCATCAGGAGAGTTTTGAAGGTTATATCATTAAAAAGATATACGCAAAAATTCCTGTCCTGGTAAAGAAAGTTCTATGGCCTTTTGCGGCCATGAGTCATTCTGTTAACTCTGATACTCTTAATAAGCTTAATTTAGGCCGTGAGCTTGATGATAGCTTAGAATATTTAGTTTTAAACAAGTTACTTAACGTCTATGGCAATTCATATTCTATAAAAGATCATTTAAAGCATTTTGTTTATAATAATATTCCGGTAAATGAAAAAATTAAAATTCATCAATTCCTTAGTGATTTATATGCTGAGCAAATATCAAATAGCCTGGAAAATAGAATTATCTCATTATCCAGGAAATCATTAAGCAATGAGCAGCATTATCATAACTTAAGTTTTAATAACTATAAAGGAAATACCAATTTAAATGAGCAATTTAATAAATATTCCTCAGATATGCCTCTTGTTTCTTCTTATGCCAGTAAGTATGACTTGAATAAACTCTCTATGGGTGATGAAGCCCAGGTAACGGTGGATGAAAGTACTATATTAAATGAATTAATAGGAACAAAAAAAGAAAAGTCTGAGACTGATACTCATTTAAATCAGCAAACGGATAATAAAGCTCAAATTGAGTCAGTAAATTTAGATCCAGATTTAAAAATTGAGTTAACTGAAGAAGAAAAAGACTTGCTGAACCGGGATGACGGGTCAGATGAAGAGCAGACTTCTCAAATCAGTGATTCTTCAGAATTAACTGAGCAAAAAGAACTTGAATACCTTCCTGAAAATATTAGGGATAAGTATATTAAAAATGCTGTTATTTCAAAGAAAAAAGGAAATTTAAGTCTGGCACTAGATTATTATAAAAAAGCTCTTAATGTGGCTAAGGAAATTCAGGACATAGTTAATATGGCCAAAGTTTCAAGGGTGATTGCTAACATACTTGAATCAATTAAAAAGTATGATGAGTCACTAAGCTACTTAAATAAAGCATTAGATTTATATACTGAGCTAAATGATGTAATAAATATTCAATTAACTTTATTTAAGATAGCTGATGTATACAGGGATAACCTGAAATATAGTGATGCTCTTCAATATTACAATAAAATATTAAAGTTTGGTCCTGATAATATTCAAGCTGCTCTGAAAATCGATGTATTGATAGGCATTGGTGACGTATATGACTATCGGGGGGATATGGATAAGGCTTTAAAATATTATCAGGAAGCTCTTGAAATAGCTAAAAAGGCAAATGACCTAAAAAATATATCAGTATTATGTTTTAAAATAGCATTAATTTATGACGATTTTGATGATATTGATAACGCAATCGATCATTATAAAAAAAGTATTCAAATTACAAATAATCCTGATTTAAATCCTTATCTATCTTCGTCATATGCTAATATTGCTGCATTATATGAGGATATAAATGATACAAATAATGCAATAATTAACTATTCTAAATCACTTGAAATTGATAAACTTACAAATAATTATATAGGGCAATGTAATAGTTTATCAAGATTGGGTAACATATATTCAGGATTAGATGTTAAGGATAAAGCTTTAGGCTATTTCCGTGAAGAGGTCTCTATTGCAAGATTGACAGATGATTTATATGTTATTGCAATGAGCTATATGGATATTGGCGATTTTTATTTGTCCGAGATGCAATATGAGCAGGCTCTTAGATCATTTATATTGGCTAAAAAAAATGTAGGTAAAACGATATCTACTGATAGCAAGGAAAAAATAGACCGACGCTTTAAACAAATAATGTCTGAAGTTGGTGAGATTAAATTTAATATTTTGATAGAAAATATAAAAAGGAAATATGGATAAGAACTGGAAAATATTGCAAATAAAAGCAGCGGAGTATAATCTAGACCTTAGCGATGATCAAGTGAATCTGTTTAAGGAGTATTGGCATTTTCTTGACGAGTATAATAAGCATACAAATCTTGTAAGTAATACAGATCAGGAAATGGTAATCAAGAAACATTTTATAGATTCTCTGTCTATAGGATTAATAAAAGATCAAATCGGTTGGGATGAGAATAAAATGATAATTGATATTGGTGTTGGCGGCGGATTTCCTAGTATTCCAATTATCATTGCTAATCCTAACTGGACTTTATATGCAGTTGATTCTATTGGTAAAAAAACTAAATTTATTGAACTACTGGCCCAAAAATTAGGATTATCTGAGAGAATAAGTGTTATTAATGCCAGGGCTGAAGATTTAGCTGGTGACAAAAGTAAAAGAGAAAATTTTGATATCGTTGTTGCCAGAGCCGTGAGTCAATTGAATACTTTATCCGAGTATTGCTTACCTTTTTTGAAAAAAAACGGGTATTTTATTTCTTATAAGGCCAGGGATGTTGAAATTGAGGTGAGTCAAGCTAAAAAAGCAATATCATTGCTGGGAGGCGAAGTTATAAATACAATCTCTTACGATTTACCTAATGAGGAATCAGTAGAAAGAAATTTGATTTTAATTAAGAAAACCAAGTTAACTCCGGCTAATTTTCCAAGAAAAGCTGGTATTCCAAAGAAAACCCCTTTGATGTAGAGTATGGATTAAAATAATTGAATAAAAACTGGTATTAAGGACAGCGGAAAAAATCATTAAAGATTTTTGTAGGCTGCTTCCTGTGCAAAGCTATTAAACGAGTAATTAAAAATTCTTCGCATTTTTAATTACTCGTTTAATCAATTATTAACCGTAAAATATCCAGGTTAAAAAATAATCAAAAACCAGAATAGTAAGTGCTGTCCATATTGCAGCTTTTGTAGTTGCAATACCTACTTCTTTAGCTCCACCTTTTGTTAATAACCCATGAGTGCTACAGATTAATGTTATTAAGAGTCCGAATATTGCAGCTTTTACAAGGCTAACTTTGATATCGTAAATACCCAGATATAACCATACTGAATTTATGTATATATTAGGGTGAATGTTTACAGTGGCTTTTGCTACAAACATGCCGCCTAATATTCCTATTAATTCTGCCAATATGGTAATGAGAGGGACCATTAGGATGCCTGCTATAAGTCTTGGGACTACCAGATGTGCTATAGGATCAACTTTTAAAACTTTTATTGCATCAACTTGTTCAGTTACCTGCATATTACCAATTTCTGCTGCAATAGCAGTGCCAGCTCGTGCTCCTATTGCAAGACTGGCAAATATAGGTGCCATTTCTCTGACTAGAGCTATTGAGACTAAACCTCCAACATAAGCCTCGGCTCCTGATAGAACAAATTGCTTTGATACTTGAAGAGCAAGAACAGATCCGCTTATCAGAGTTATTATTAAAGCTATGGCAGTTGAATCAAATCCAATAATTGATGATTGAATAAGGGTGTTTTTTATATTGATTTTACCGCTAAAAATACATTTAACGGCCTGGAATAAAACTATGATGCATTGACCAATAAAATTAGTTATCATAAACAGGTGTGCACCAGTTTTTATATTTCTCTACTTTGCCTTTTACTATATCAAAATAAAGATTTTGGAGTTTTTTGGTGATAGGCCCGACTTGACCATCTCCTACAAGTCTGTGATCAATACTTGTTATTGGACTTATTTGCGCACCGGTTCCGCAGAAAAATGCTTCATCAGTTATATATAACTCAGTTCTGTCAATTTCTCTCTCAATAACCTCTATACCAAGTTCTCTCAATGCTATTTCTTTAACGGTATTTCTTGTTATACCTACAAGTATATTATCAGTTGTTTTTGTTGTGATGAGTTTGCCATTTTCAACCAGATATAAATTCATAGCGCTTCCTTCGGTAACGTGCCCGTCATGAGAAAGTACTATAGCTTCATCAAAACCAGCTTTAATAGCGTCTGTTATAATTAGAGCTGTATTAGCATAACAACCTCCAATTTTGGCTCTTGGAGGAATTGCATTATCATCTGTTCTTCTCCAATTGGATACACAAACACTTAGTCCTTTAGAAATATCTACATAATTACCTAATGGTGTTGTAAAAATGAGAAATGAGTCAATATTATTTATTAGTTTAGGCCCAACTACTTCTGCACTTTTATATATGGTTGGTCTCATATATGTGTCTGTTTCCGGAGCATTTTTTTTCATAAGTTCAGTAGTGATGTTGCACATTTCATCAACAGAGTATTTAGGGGTCATATGCATGATTTTGCAGCTATTATGAATTCTTTCATAATGCTCTCTCATCCTGAAAATATATACCTGCTTTTCTTCTTCGTTCCAATAGCCTCTTATTCCTTCGAATACGGACGTTCCATATAAAAATGCGTGAGTTCTTACACTAATTTTGGCATTTTCGTATGGAACATATTCTCCATCCATAAAAACATAGTTAACTTTTTCTGTATTTGAACTATTTGTATCAATAATAGATTGAGGTAATTCAGGCACTTTAAGTTCCTCCAGTAAATATTGCTTTTAGGCAATAGCATACCTTAAAAATCATATTTTATAAAGTAAAAATGCTAAAATCTTAGTAAAATTTATATGGAAATCAAATTGCTATTAACTTTTGTGTTTTCTTGTTTAGAATAAATTTTTTGGGAAACATTGGCAGTAACCGTTTTTAAATATACTAAATTTATATTTGCCTATTAAATATTATTCTTTATTATGGTAAAACTATATTAATGTTAAATTATGAACATTTAATGTGATTATCTAGTTATATATGAAAGATTGATATGTTGTTTCTTGATTTTATATCTTGGATTCTGTTCTTATTTTTAACTTTCTACGTAATGAATCAGCTATATATTATTAGTTGCTCTTCAAAAGGCAAAATAGCCGATGTGGAAAAGAGAAACTATGCTGTTAAGTTTGAGCAAAATTTAAATGTAATAGTTTACTCGCACAATAATGCTTCCACCATAATAGACCTTATTGAATCGCTAAAAAGACAAGAATACAGCCAGGAAAGATATTCCATTAATGTAATCTTAGATAATTGCGATGACAATAGTGCAAAGCTTCTTGAAATCCTTGGTGGTGCAAGATTATGGCGTATTAATACCGATATAAAGCCTATTGGTAAAAATAAATCCATAGCCTGGTTACTTGAGAGAATATTATCAAGTGAGAATACAAATGCATTTATTTTCCTAAATGCTGACTGTATTGTAAAACCAGACTTTTTAGCCAGAGTTAATGCAGCTATATATGATAATCCTGTTTTGATGGGTGAAGTATTGCCTGCAAATTCTGAGCTCAATTTAATGACCAATTTAGCTAATTTAAGAAGCAAAATCAGGAATAAAGTTATAACTCATGGTAGATATTATGCCTCTTTAGGTTCTATTTTAGATGAAGATGTATGCGCAATAAGGCAGGACATTCTTGAGAAAGTTAGATTTGCCATTACAGATTACGGCTTTGAAGAGTATGAATTCTCTATTAAACTAGCTAATGCAAATATTCCTGTATCTAACTCTTATCAGCTTTACTGTTATAAACATATATCAGAAAGTTTAAGAAGCATAGCATTAAGTGATTATAAACGAAGATACAAGGCTTTTATAACAATAAAGAATAATTTCTTATATTTACTTACTAATAAGAGAAGCTTTAAAGCAAAAGAATTAATACTATCATTAACTTATCCGTCCAGCATGCTATTTATTATACTGGCATTTTTCTTGTTTAACGTCTCATTCTATACAAATACCGTGTTTTCACAAGTTATAAGTATCAAAGTTATCTTGTTATTATTACTTGGCTATGCCTGTAGTAATCTATTTGCTATGCTGGTTTCAAGATGCTCTTTTAATGAGTATAAAAATGCTGTTTTTTGGTTATTATTTATGCCCATAGTGTTTTCTCTGTCTCTTTTGCAGGGAATCAGACTAAATATGTCATTTAAGTTTACTTTGCCTAAGAAATTTCTGATTAATAAAGATTTTCATAAACAGATTATAGATGCTACTGTATCTGATGGAAAAAAAGAGCTGCCTTGTCAGTTAGAAATCAGGCAGAATGACACTCATTCACAATTAATCTTTATGTTTAACGGAAAAAAATTAAGTTCTTCAAAACAACCCAGAGTTGACTTTGCTTTTGAAGAAATATCAGAAAAGTTAAGGGCGCACGGATTTAATTTAAAAGTATGTATTAATTGTGGATATTTCAAGCTAAATGAAAGTATTGCCTCAAAATTGGGCGGTGAGCAAGGATATTGTTTGTTTGATAATATAGATAAAGGTTCAAAGGCTTGGGAATACACTTATATCTGGAATGCATGCGTAAATATAATTTCTATAAAGACAAGAAAACATATATTGCAAAAGCTTAGTGAGATTGAGATAACTAAGAAAGACTAATTTTCTTGATAGTTATTTAGTGAAAAATCTGCGGTTAAAGTTGTAAGCGCCTTGCTTAGGTAGGACTATTAATTTTTTAACAAGACAGCTTCTTAAAAAATTAATAGTAATTTTGTACAACTTATCAATGAACCAGTTTAAATTGCAATTTAAACTGGTATTTATGTTTCAATAATTTGCTCAAAAATAATAAGTAGAAAATTAGGAAAATGTATTTAAGAACCTTTATTGAGGAATATCCCGGTATAATCTATGATGACCCCTGGTTTGTTATTTATGATGGTTTCGATCCCATCAGAGAGCGTGAGGTGGAATCACTTCAATCTTTTGGCAATGGATATATTGGAACAAGAAATAGTTTAGAGGAATTTTATGATCTTTGTGATCCAGCTACATTTGTAGCTGGAGTATATAAGCCTACAGACACTGAGCAAAATGAAGAATTAGCAAAAGTTCCTGATTGGACAAGGATACAAATATTTCTTGAAGATGAGGTTATTAATTTAAATAGTTTGGAAGTATTAGAGCATAAAAGATATCTTGATATGAAAAGGGGTATAGTTAGTAGGAGATGGAAGACAAAAGATTCAAGTGGGCGAATTACCAATATTGCAATAGTAAAGTTTATTTCATTAGCCAATAAATATGCTGCTTTTAAAAGCATAATTATTAAGCCTGAAAATTATACAGATAAAATAAGAGTAGTTTCAGGAATTGATGGGAAAAATATGGAGCTGGTTTTTCCACTACCAGAAACTAGAGAGTCCAATGGCTTATTATCACTTGGTATGATGCCAAAAGATACGAATCAACTAGTTATAGTTAATCAAGTAAGTGAATTTTCCTGTAATAAGAGTCAAATTGCTAAAATATCACCAAGCAGTTCTTTTTATGCGCCAATAATGAAGCAAGTTAAATATGATCAGCAATATAAAGATCAAATGAATTATGAAGAATGGGAGTGGGTTGCAGAGTACGATTGTGAATATTCCATAAACAGTCTTGTAACTTTTTTCTATGGTGTTAACAATGAAATGACTATAAAAAATAACAGGGAATATATGGAAAACTTGCTCCAGAGTAAAGATAATTTTTATGTTTCTGTACAAGAATCACATATTCAAAGTTGGGATAAGCA
This region of Candidatus Melainabacteria bacterium RIFOXYA2_FULL_32_9 genomic DNA includes:
- a CDS encoding branched-chain-amino-acid transaminase: MDGEYVPYENAKISVRTHAFLYGTSVFEGIRGYWNEEEKQVYIFRMREHYERIHNSCKIMHMTPKYSVDEMCNITTELMKKNAPETDTYMRPTIYKSAEVVGPKLINNIDSFLIFTTPLGNYVDISKGLSVCVSNWRRTDDNAIPPRAKIGGCYANTALIITDAIKAGFDEAIVLSHDGHVTEGSAMNLYLVENGKLITTKTTDNILVGITRNTVKEIALRELGIEVIEREIDRTELYITDEAFFCGTGAQISPITSIDHRLVGDGQVGPITKKLQNLYFDIVKGKVEKYKNWCTPVYDN